A portion of the Pseudomonas synxantha BG33R genome contains these proteins:
- a CDS encoding Lon protease family protein produces MPDPVAASLRLAPEALTRPFSAEQFSFSTTNDLEPFRGVLGQERAVEALQFGVAMPRPGYNVFVMGEPGTGRFSFVKRYLKAEGKRLQTPADWVYVNNFDEPREPRALELPGGGAAAFIADINGLVDNLVATFPAVFEHPTYQQRKSAIDRAFNQRYDKALDVIERLALEKDVALYRDSSNIAFTPMLDGKALDEAEFSQLPEADRERFHNDISALEERLNEELASLPQWKRESNNQLRQFNEETITLALQPLLAPLSEKYAENAGVCGYLQAMQVYLLKTVVEQLVDDAKTDAQARKLLEEQYCPSLVVGHPVNGGAPVVFEPHPTYDNLFGRIEYSTDQGALYTTYRQLRPGALHRANGGFLILEAEKMLSEPFVWDALKRSLQSRKLKMESPLGELGRLATVTLNPQMIPLQVKVIIIGSRQLYYALQDADPDFQEMFRVLVDFDEDIPMVDESLEQFAQLLKTRTSEEGMAPLTSDAVARLATYSARLAEHQGRLSARIGDLFQLVSEADFIRHLAGDEMTDAGHIERALKAKATRTGRVSARILDDMLAGVILIDTAGAAVGKCNGLTVLEVGDSAFGVPARISATVYPGGSGIVDIEREVNLGQPIHSKGVMILTGYLGSRYAQEFPLAISASIALEQSYGYVDGDSASLGEACTLISALSKTPLKQCFAITGSINQFGEVQAVGGVNEKIEGFFRLCEARGLTGEQGAIIPQANVATLMLDEKVLQAVRAEQFHIYAVRQADEALSLLVGEDAGEPDAEGQFPEGTVNARVVERLRAIAEMISEEDLKEAEKELAQQALAEAKPS; encoded by the coding sequence ATGCCTGATCCTGTTGCTGCCAGCTTGCGTCTAGCGCCCGAAGCGCTGACTCGCCCTTTCTCCGCTGAACAGTTCAGCTTCTCGACCACCAATGATTTGGAGCCCTTTCGCGGTGTGCTTGGCCAGGAACGTGCGGTTGAAGCCTTGCAGTTCGGCGTGGCCATGCCACGCCCCGGTTACAACGTGTTTGTGATGGGCGAGCCCGGCACCGGCCGCTTTTCGTTCGTCAAACGCTACCTCAAAGCCGAAGGCAAACGCCTGCAGACCCCGGCGGACTGGGTCTATGTGAATAATTTCGATGAGCCACGCGAGCCCCGCGCCCTGGAATTGCCAGGGGGCGGCGCCGCGGCGTTTATCGCCGATATCAACGGGTTGGTCGACAACCTCGTAGCCACCTTTCCGGCAGTGTTTGAACACCCCACTTATCAACAGCGCAAAAGCGCCATCGACCGGGCCTTCAACCAGCGCTACGACAAGGCGCTGGATGTGATCGAACGACTGGCCCTGGAAAAAGACGTGGCGCTGTACCGCGACAGCTCCAACATCGCCTTTACGCCGATGCTCGACGGCAAGGCGCTGGACGAAGCCGAGTTTTCGCAACTGCCGGAAGCCGATCGCGAGCGTTTCCACAACGATATTTCCGCGCTGGAAGAGCGCCTCAACGAAGAGTTGGCCAGCCTGCCGCAGTGGAAGCGCGAGTCCAACAACCAGCTGCGCCAGTTCAACGAAGAAACCATCACCCTGGCCCTGCAGCCGTTGCTGGCACCGTTGTCGGAAAAGTATGCAGAAAACGCCGGCGTGTGCGGCTACCTGCAAGCGATGCAGGTGTACCTGCTTAAAACCGTGGTCGAGCAACTGGTGGACGACGCCAAGACTGACGCCCAGGCGCGCAAGCTGCTTGAAGAGCAGTACTGCCCGAGCCTGGTGGTGGGTCACCCGGTCAACGGTGGTGCGCCAGTGGTGTTTGAACCGCACCCGACCTACGACAACCTGTTCGGCCGTATCGAATACAGCACCGACCAGGGCGCGCTTTACACCACCTATCGCCAGCTGCGTCCGGGCGCCTTGCACCGCGCCAATGGCGGCTTTCTGATTCTGGAAGCCGAAAAAATGCTCAGCGAGCCGTTTGTATGGGATGCACTCAAGCGTTCCCTGCAATCGCGCAAGCTGAAGATGGAGTCGCCCTTGGGCGAACTGGGCCGCCTGGCCACCGTGACCCTCAACCCGCAGATGATCCCCTTGCAGGTGAAGGTGATCATCATCGGCTCGCGCCAGTTGTATTACGCGCTGCAAGACGCCGATCCGGACTTCCAGGAAATGTTCCGGGTGCTGGTGGACTTCGACGAAGACATCCCGATGGTCGACGAGAGCCTGGAGCAGTTCGCCCAGTTGCTCAAAACCCGCACGTCGGAAGAAGGCATGGCGCCGCTGACCTCGGATGCGGTCGCGCGCCTGGCGACTTACAGCGCACGCCTGGCGGAACATCAGGGCCGCTTGTCGGCGCGTATTGGCGACCTGTTCCAGTTGGTCAGCGAGGCGGACTTCATTCGCCACCTGGCCGGCGACGAAATGACCGATGCCGGGCATATCGAGCGCGCCCTCAAGGCCAAGGCCACGCGTACAGGCCGCGTGTCGGCGCGGATTCTCGACGACATGCTCGCCGGAGTCATCCTGATCGACACCGCGGGTGCGGCCGTGGGCAAGTGCAACGGCCTGACGGTGCTGGAGGTCGGCGACTCGGCATTCGGCGTACCGGCGCGGATTTCCGCCACGGTGTACCCGGGCGGCAGCGGCATTGTCGACATCGAGCGTGAAGTCAACCTCGGCCAGCCGATTCACTCCAAGGGCGTGATGATCCTCACTGGTTACCTGGGCAGCCGTTATGCCCAGGAATTCCCGCTGGCGATCTCCGCGAGTATCGCCCTGGAGCAGTCCTACGGTTATGTGGACGGCGACAGTGCGTCCCTGGGCGAGGCGTGCACCTTGATTTCGGCCTTGTCGAAGACGCCACTCAAGCAGTGCTTTGCCATCACCGGCTCGATCAACCAGTTTGGTGAAGTGCAGGCGGTGGGCGGGGTCAACGAGAAGATCGAAGGCTTCTTCCGCCTCTGCGAAGCACGCGGGCTGACCGGTGAGCAAGGGGCGATCATCCCTCAGGCCAACGTTGCCACGTTGATGCTCGACGAGAAGGTGCTGCAGGCCGTGCGCGCCGAGCAATTCCACATCTATGCGGTACGCCAGGCCGATGAGGCGTTGAGCCTGTTGGTGGGCGAGGATGCCGGTGAGCCGGACGCCGAGGGGCAATTTCCGGAAGGCACCGTGAATGCGCGGGTGGTGGAGCGTTTGCGCGCGATTGCCGAGATGATCAGCGAGGAAGATCTGAAGGAGGCGGAGAAAGAGCTGGCGCAGCAGGCGTTGGCAGAAGCCAAGCCAAGCTGA
- a CDS encoding DUF3015 domain-containing protein, whose amino-acid sequence MKRILLGTLFTVVSLNAMAEAPGGPNCGWGNMLFEGQRGTPAHFLASTTNGTSGNATFGMTSGTNGCSTNSALTYGGKSWIAMNGMMNELSEDMAKGNGEALTTYAVVLGVAPEDRDHFAAVTHEHFQQIFSKADVTADDVHNNTIAVLKSDARLAKYATQA is encoded by the coding sequence ATGAAACGGATCCTTCTTGGTACTCTCTTCACCGTCGTCTCCCTCAATGCAATGGCAGAAGCACCAGGTGGCCCGAACTGCGGTTGGGGCAACATGTTGTTCGAAGGCCAGCGCGGTACTCCGGCTCACTTCCTCGCTTCCACCACCAACGGCACCTCGGGTAATGCCACCTTCGGCATGACCTCGGGCACCAACGGTTGCAGCACCAACAGCGCCCTGACCTACGGCGGCAAGTCCTGGATTGCCATGAATGGCATGATGAACGAGCTGTCCGAAGACATGGCCAAAGGCAACGGCGAAGCACTGACCACCTATGCCGTGGTACTGGGTGTTGCCCCGGAAGATCGCGATCACTTCGCGGCCGTGACCCACGAGCACTTCCAGCAGATCTTCAGCAAGGCTGACGTGACCGCTGACGACGTGCACAACAACACCATTGCTGTACTGAAAAGCGATGCCCGTCTGGCGAAATACGCTACCCAGGCTTAA
- a CDS encoding DUF4105 domain-containing protein, which yields MLKRLACLALFACAPLHAAPHLDDQRLQQLANDPFWLSLGHYEAGKISGWRSYVSDKKFFLAADGAHHPDAELKATVQALYAPASLGEKHAQCVYPARTRWLKDQLQLTDLPALDCKEFTQWFKDVAPHSAVMIFPAAYLNSPSSMFGHTLLRIDQADVQSNNTALLSYAINFGAYIEGSDNSILYAWKGLMGGYPGLFALVPYQEKLSEYRSLENRDLWEYRLNLTEVETKRMVEHVWELKQIQFDYFFFDENCSYRLLELLQVARPGLRLTEQFPLTAIPTDTVKAVKDAGLVEKIDYRPSRERELLERAKPLDSDEQQWVLKVSDDQKQLQEPAFKALPRERQALIIDAAYRLGRYRANGLERDTERSQRSFELLRAINQNPAPDLKITPPGLPENGHQSRTWQAGIGTRGDKAFGEYGLRMAYHDLNDNAEGFPLGAQIEILQMKLRQYEGNHWQLQQLDLATIRSLTPRNALLQPWSWQVTGGLERVPGKHDDETLVAHVNGGAGGTWQLSDDMLGFALGTVRVEHNNDFSEAISPAAGFNTGVLWKNPLGNLSLEAKGDFFTNGEVRRSISLNQQWELSRNLGLRLSAQREFSHLSTPVNEVMLELKWYHY from the coding sequence ATGCTCAAACGCCTCGCTTGCCTGGCTCTCTTCGCCTGCGCCCCGCTGCATGCGGCACCGCACCTCGACGATCAACGTTTGCAGCAACTGGCCAATGACCCGTTCTGGCTTTCGCTGGGGCATTACGAAGCCGGCAAGATCAGTGGCTGGCGCAGCTATGTCAGCGACAAGAAATTCTTCCTCGCCGCCGACGGCGCCCATCACCCGGACGCCGAACTCAAGGCCACCGTGCAAGCGCTGTATGCACCGGCCAGCCTGGGTGAGAAGCACGCCCAGTGTGTGTACCCCGCACGTACCCGCTGGCTCAAGGATCAGTTGCAGCTGACTGACCTGCCTGCCCTGGACTGCAAAGAATTCACCCAATGGTTCAAGGACGTCGCGCCCCATAGCGCGGTGATGATCTTCCCCGCTGCCTATCTCAACAGCCCGTCGTCGATGTTCGGTCACACTTTGCTGCGCATCGACCAGGCCGACGTGCAAAGCAACAACACCGCTCTGCTCAGCTATGCGATCAACTTCGGCGCCTATATCGAAGGCTCCGACAACAGCATCCTGTATGCCTGGAAGGGCCTGATGGGCGGCTACCCCGGCCTGTTCGCCCTGGTGCCCTATCAGGAGAAACTCTCCGAATACCGCAGCCTGGAAAACCGCGACCTGTGGGAATACCGCCTGAACCTCACCGAGGTCGAGACCAAGCGCATGGTCGAGCACGTGTGGGAGCTCAAGCAGATCCAGTTCGACTATTTCTTTTTCGACGAAAACTGCTCCTATCGCCTGCTGGAACTGCTGCAAGTGGCCCGCCCCGGCCTGCGCCTGACCGAGCAATTCCCGCTCACCGCGATCCCGACCGATACCGTCAAGGCGGTAAAGGACGCAGGCCTGGTGGAAAAGATCGACTATCGCCCCTCGCGTGAACGCGAACTGCTCGAACGCGCCAAGCCGCTGGATAGCGATGAGCAACAGTGGGTGTTGAAAGTCAGCGATGACCAGAAGCAACTGCAAGAGCCCGCATTCAAGGCCCTGCCTCGCGAGCGCCAGGCGCTGATCATCGACGCCGCCTACCGCCTGGGCCGCTACCGCGCCAATGGGCTGGAACGCGACACCGAACGCTCCCAACGCAGCTTCGAACTGCTGCGGGCGATCAACCAGAACCCTGCGCCAGACCTCAAGATCACGCCGCCTGGTTTGCCGGAAAACGGCCACCAGTCACGCACCTGGCAAGCCGGCATCGGTACCCGTGGCGACAAAGCCTTTGGTGAATATGGCCTGCGCATGGCCTATCACGACCTTAACGACAACGCCGAAGGCTTCCCCCTCGGCGCCCAGATCGAAATCCTGCAAATGAAACTGCGCCAGTACGAAGGCAATCACTGGCAACTGCAGCAACTGGACCTGGCCACCATCCGCTCGCTGACGCCGCGTAACGCGCTGCTGCAACCCTGGTCATGGCAAGTCACCGGCGGCCTGGAGCGGGTACCGGGCAAGCACGACGACGAAACCCTGGTGGCCCACGTCAACGGCGGTGCCGGCGGCACCTGGCAGCTCTCCGACGACATGCTCGGCTTCGCCCTCGGCACCGTGCGTGTGGAGCACAACAATGACTTCAGCGAAGCCATCTCCCCCGCCGCCGGCTTCAACACTGGCGTACTGTGGAAGAACCCACTGGGCAACCTGAGCCTGGAAGCCAAGGGCGATTTCTTCACCAACGGCGAAGTGCGGCGCAGCATCAGCCTCAACCAGCAATGGGAACTGTCACGCAACCTGGGCCTGCGCTTGAGCGCCCAGCGTGAGTTCAGCCACCTGTCCACGCCGGTGAATGAAGTGATGCTTGAATTGAAGTGGTATCACTACTGA
- a CDS encoding chorismate mutase — protein MAVYCNTLEEVRTNIDLLDQKIVTLIAERGHYVSQAARFKKDTDGVKAPQRVEQVIAKVRDLSLAAGANPEVTEQVYRAMIAAFIRQELVEYAVLDKVGKPQA, from the coding sequence ATGGCCGTTTACTGCAATACCCTTGAAGAAGTCCGCACTAACATCGACCTCCTTGACCAGAAAATCGTCACTCTGATCGCCGAACGCGGGCACTACGTATCCCAAGCCGCACGCTTCAAAAAAGACACCGATGGCGTCAAGGCGCCGCAACGGGTTGAACAGGTGATTGCGAAAGTGCGGGATCTATCCCTGGCGGCGGGGGCTAATCCTGAGGTCACTGAGCAGGTATATCGCGCGATGATTGCGGCGTTTATCCGACAGGAATTGGTTGAATATGCTGTGCTAGACAAAGTCGGCAAGCCACAAGCCTGA
- a CDS encoding type I restriction endonuclease yields MEFLEKLTSLAAKVRLQGPAIQTEEATKNAFVMPFINTVLGYDVFDPQEVTPEFICDVGTKKGEKIDYAIMKDGEVQILIECKKIGESLSINHASQLFRYFHVTSARISILTNGQVYRFFTDLDAPNKMDEKPFLELDLLDIDEYSVPELIKLTKSAFDVDSIISAAGELKYVSQLKKLIGAQVSKPEDDFVKFFASRVYEGVITQKVREQFFELTRKALAQFLNDQINERLKSAMSGAIQPAITSLTVANSTNVDMQDRDEAEDKILTTLEEMEGYHIVRAVVRSVVDAKRIVQRDTQSYFGILLDDNNRKPICRLHFNRSQKYLGVFDEEKNETRHAISSIDEIYEYADQLKKTVGYYE; encoded by the coding sequence ATGGAATTTCTTGAAAAACTCACCAGCCTGGCAGCAAAAGTCCGTCTGCAAGGCCCCGCCATCCAAACAGAAGAAGCTACAAAAAATGCTTTTGTAATGCCTTTTATCAACACCGTGTTGGGTTATGACGTGTTTGACCCGCAAGAGGTGACGCCCGAATTTATCTGCGACGTCGGAACGAAAAAAGGTGAAAAAATCGACTACGCAATCATGAAAGATGGCGAGGTTCAGATACTCATTGAATGCAAAAAGATTGGCGAGTCATTGAGCATTAACCACGCGTCGCAGCTCTTTCGGTACTTTCACGTTACAAGCGCAAGAATCTCAATTCTTACCAACGGCCAGGTCTACAGATTTTTTACCGATCTGGACGCCCCTAACAAAATGGACGAAAAGCCATTTTTAGAGCTGGATCTGCTGGACATTGATGAATACTCCGTACCAGAGCTGATAAAACTTACCAAATCAGCCTTCGATGTGGACTCGATCATAAGCGCAGCGGGAGAGCTGAAATACGTCAGCCAACTCAAGAAGCTCATTGGCGCACAAGTCAGTAAACCAGAAGACGACTTCGTGAAATTTTTCGCATCCCGAGTTTACGAAGGAGTGATCACGCAGAAAGTGCGGGAGCAATTTTTCGAACTAACACGCAAAGCGTTAGCTCAATTTTTGAATGACCAAATTAATGAGCGACTGAAGTCTGCCATGAGTGGTGCAATTCAGCCGGCGATAACGTCATTGACTGTCGCGAACAGTACAAATGTAGACATGCAGGATCGAGACGAGGCAGAAGATAAAATCCTGACAACCCTTGAGGAAATGGAGGGTTACCACATCGTCCGCGCTGTCGTCCGGTCTGTTGTCGATGCCAAACGAATCGTTCAACGTGATACCCAAAGCTATTTTGGGATATTACTGGATGACAACAATCGTAAGCCCATCTGCCGACTCCACTTCAATCGTAGCCAAAAGTACCTCGGGGTATTCGACGAGGAAAAGAATGAGACCCGACACGCTATTTCATCCATTGATGAAATTTACGAATACGCCGATCAGCTAAAAAAGACAGTGGGTTACTACGAATAA
- a CDS encoding GreA/GreB family elongation factor, translating to MSRAFVNEDNAAAQADQPVERQVSAQPNRLTAQGLAQLQAKVAQLQLEYSAESAKGEHADKQRQADLERDLRYFNQRVQSAQVVAPARATDKVQIGSWVTFANEQDEQQRIQLVGEDQADANAGLINWGSPLGRALLGAQVGDEVLWKRPVGDQLIEVLSIEPEV from the coding sequence ATGAGCCGAGCTTTTGTAAATGAAGACAACGCCGCCGCCCAGGCCGATCAGCCGGTGGAGCGTCAGGTCAGCGCGCAACCTAACCGCCTGACCGCGCAAGGGTTGGCGCAGTTGCAAGCCAAGGTGGCGCAATTGCAGCTTGAGTACAGCGCCGAGTCCGCCAAGGGTGAGCATGCCGATAAGCAGCGCCAGGCGGATCTTGAGCGGGACCTGCGTTACTTCAACCAGCGGGTGCAGAGCGCTCAGGTGGTCGCGCCGGCGAGAGCCACCGACAAGGTGCAGATCGGCAGCTGGGTCACGTTCGCCAATGAGCAGGACGAGCAGCAGCGCATTCAATTGGTAGGTGAGGATCAAGCCGACGCCAACGCCGGTTTGATCAACTGGGGCTCGCCTCTGGGCCGCGCCTTGTTGGGGGCCCAGGTGGGCGACGAGGTGCTGTGGAAGCGCCCCGTCGGCGATCAGTTGATCGAAGTGCTGAGCATCGAGCCCGAGGTTTAG
- the gdhA gene encoding NADP-specific glutamate dehydrogenase: MIESVESFLARLKKRDPDQPEFHQAVEEVLRSLWPFLEANSHYLTSGILERICEPERTITFRVSWVDDHGKVQVNRGFRIQMNSAIGPYKGGLRFHPSVNLGVLKFLAFEQTFKNSLTSLPMGGGKGGSDFDPKGKSDAEVMRFCQAFMSELYRHIGADVDVPAGDIGVGAREIGFLFGQYKRLSNQFTSVLTGKGMTYGGSLIRPEATGFGCVYFAEEMLKRQGQRVEGKRVALSGSGNVAQYAARKVMDLGGKVVSLSDSEGTLYAESGLTEEQWSALLELKNVQRGRISELAERFGLEFRKGQTPWELACDIALPCATQNELDAQAARTLLRNGCICVAEGANMPTTLEAVDIFIDAGILFAPGKASNAGGVAVSGLEMSQNAMRLLWTAGEVDSKLHNIMQSIHHACVHYGEENGRVNYVKGANIAGFVKVADAMLAQGIV; the protein is encoded by the coding sequence ATGATCGAATCCGTCGAATCCTTCCTGGCCCGCCTCAAGAAACGCGACCCCGACCAGCCGGAATTCCACCAGGCTGTAGAAGAAGTCCTGCGCAGCCTGTGGCCCTTTCTTGAAGCCAACTCCCACTACCTGACCTCGGGCATTCTGGAACGCATTTGCGAACCGGAACGCACCATCACCTTCCGGGTGTCGTGGGTGGATGATCACGGCAAGGTTCAGGTCAATCGCGGTTTCCGTATCCAGATGAACAGCGCCATCGGCCCGTACAAAGGTGGCTTGCGCTTTCACCCTTCGGTCAACCTGGGCGTGCTGAAATTCCTCGCCTTCGAGCAGACCTTCAAAAACTCCCTGACCTCGCTGCCCATGGGCGGCGGCAAAGGCGGCTCGGACTTCGACCCCAAGGGCAAGAGCGATGCCGAAGTGATGCGCTTCTGCCAGGCGTTCATGAGCGAGCTGTACCGCCACATCGGTGCGGACGTCGACGTACCGGCCGGCGATATCGGTGTGGGCGCACGGGAAATCGGCTTTCTGTTCGGCCAGTACAAGCGCCTGAGCAATCAATTCACTTCAGTGCTGACCGGCAAAGGCATGACCTATGGCGGCAGCCTGATTCGTCCGGAAGCCACCGGTTTCGGCTGTGTGTATTTCGCCGAGGAAATGCTCAAGCGCCAAGGTCAGCGGGTCGAAGGCAAGCGGGTGGCGCTGTCCGGCTCCGGCAACGTGGCGCAATACGCGGCGCGCAAGGTCATGGACCTGGGCGGCAAGGTGGTTTCCCTGTCGGACTCCGAAGGCACCCTGTACGCCGAAAGTGGTTTGACCGAAGAACAATGGTCGGCCCTGCTGGAGCTGAAAAACGTACAACGTGGGCGCATCAGTGAATTGGCTGAACGTTTCGGCCTGGAATTCCGCAAAGGCCAAACCCCCTGGGAGCTGGCGTGCGATATCGCGCTGCCATGCGCCACCCAGAACGAACTCGACGCCCAAGCCGCACGCACGCTGTTGCGCAACGGCTGCATCTGCGTGGCCGAAGGCGCCAACATGCCGACCACCCTGGAGGCTGTGGATATCTTCATCGACGCGGGCATCCTGTTTGCGCCCGGCAAGGCGTCCAACGCCGGCGGTGTGGCGGTGAGCGGCCTGGAAATGTCGCAGAACGCCATGCGCCTGCTGTGGACCGCCGGGGAAGTGGACAGCAAACTGCACAACATCATGCAGTCGATCCACCATGCCTGCGTGCATTACGGTGAGGAAAACGGCCGGGTCAACTACGTCAAGGGCGCCAACATCGCAGGCTTCGTGAAAGTGGCTGACGCGATGCTGGCCCAGGGTATCGTCTAA
- the ettA gene encoding energy-dependent translational throttle protein EttA, translating into MAQYVFTMHRLGKVVPPKREILKNISLSFFPGAKIGVLGLNGSGKSTLLKIMAGVDTEFEGEARPMPDLNIGYLPQEPILDPTKTVREVVEEAVSVIKDAQARLDEVYAAYAEPDADFDKLAAEQAKLEAILQAGDGHNLERQLEVAADALRLPAWDAKVEHLSGGEKRRVALCRLLLSAPDMLLLDEPTNHLDADSVAWLEHFLHDFPGTVVAITHDRYFLDNVAGWILELDRGAGIPYEGNYSGWLEAKSDRLAAESKQQSAHEKAMKEELEWVRKGAKARQSKSKARLQRFEEMQSQEFQKRSETNEIYIPAGPRLGDKVIEFKNVSKGYGDRVLIDNLSFSMPKGAIVGVIGGNGAGKSTLFRMLMGKETPDSGSIEIGDTVQLACVDQSRDDLDGSKTVFQQISDGSDQIRIGNYEIPSRTYVGRFNFKGGDQQKFVKDLSGGERGRLHLALTLKEGGNVLLLDEPSNDLDVETLRSLEEALLDFPGAAIVISHDRWFLDRVATHILAYEDDSQAVFFEGNYTEYEADRKKRLGEAAAQPHRVRHKKLA; encoded by the coding sequence ATGGCTCAATACGTCTTCACCATGCATCGGCTGGGAAAAGTTGTTCCGCCGAAGCGGGAAATCCTGAAAAACATTTCGTTGTCCTTCTTCCCAGGCGCCAAGATCGGCGTGCTCGGCCTCAACGGCTCGGGTAAGTCCACGCTGCTGAAAATCATGGCCGGCGTCGACACCGAGTTCGAAGGCGAAGCCCGCCCGATGCCGGACCTGAACATCGGTTACCTGCCGCAAGAGCCGATCCTGGATCCGACCAAGACCGTGCGCGAAGTGGTTGAAGAGGCCGTCAGCGTGATCAAGGACGCCCAGGCGCGCCTCGACGAGGTCTATGCCGCCTACGCCGAACCGGATGCCGACTTCGACAAGCTGGCCGCCGAACAGGCCAAGCTCGAAGCCATCCTGCAGGCCGGCGACGGTCACAACCTGGAGCGCCAACTGGAAGTCGCCGCCGATGCGCTGCGCCTGCCGGCGTGGGACGCCAAGGTCGAGCACCTGTCTGGTGGTGAAAAACGTCGTGTGGCCCTGTGCCGCCTGCTGCTGTCGGCTCCCGACATGCTGCTGCTCGACGAACCGACCAACCACCTGGACGCCGATTCCGTCGCCTGGCTGGAGCACTTCCTGCACGACTTCCCGGGCACCGTGGTTGCGATCACGCACGACCGGTATTTCCTGGACAACGTTGCCGGCTGGATCCTCGAGCTCGACCGCGGCGCCGGTATCCCTTACGAGGGCAACTATTCTGGTTGGCTGGAAGCCAAGTCCGACCGTCTGGCCGCCGAATCCAAGCAGCAATCGGCTCACGAAAAAGCCATGAAGGAAGAGCTGGAGTGGGTGCGCAAAGGCGCCAAGGCCCGCCAGTCCAAATCCAAGGCCCGTCTGCAACGCTTTGAAGAAATGCAGTCGCAGGAATTCCAGAAGCGCAGCGAAACCAACGAGATCTACATCCCGGCCGGTCCGCGCCTGGGTGACAAGGTCATCGAGTTCAAGAACGTATCCAAGGGCTATGGCGACCGCGTGCTGATCGACAACCTGTCGTTCTCCATGCCAAAAGGCGCGATCGTTGGCGTCATTGGTGGTAACGGTGCGGGTAAGTCCACGCTGTTCCGCATGTTGATGGGCAAGGAAACTCCGGACTCCGGCAGCATCGAGATCGGCGACACCGTGCAACTGGCCTGTGTGGACCAGAGCCGCGACGACCTCGACGGCAGCAAGACCGTATTCCAGCAGATCTCCGACGGCTCCGACCAGATCCGCATCGGCAACTATGAAATCCCGTCGCGCACCTATGTCGGCCGTTTCAACTTCAAGGGCGGCGATCAGCAGAAGTTCGTCAAGGACCTGTCCGGTGGTGAGCGTGGTCGCTTGCACTTGGCCCTGACCTTGAAAGAGGGCGGCAACGTGTTGCTGCTCGACGAACCGTCCAACGACCTCGACGTTGAAACCCTGCGTTCCCTGGAAGAAGCCCTGCTGGACTTCCCGGGCGCCGCCATTGTGATCTCTCACGATCGGTGGTTCCTTGACCGCGTCGCGACCCACATCCTGGCGTACGAAGATGACTCCCAGGCGGTGTTCTTCGAAGGTAACTACACCGAGTACGAAGCAGACCGTAAAAAGCGCTTGGGCGAAGCAGCTGCCCAGCCGCACCGTGTGCGTCACAAAAAACTGGCCTGA